In one Yarrowia lipolytica chromosome 1A, complete sequence genomic region, the following are encoded:
- a CDS encoding uncharacterized protein (Compare to YALI0A09559g, no similarity) — MIPTPVYTTEAHPIGVWQAWYSDNLAAIEDSSKYVFYGPNGHNDGSNDLQQIAVPFYPEWAGPVEGSNGNGSNGGRNGSGTNGGKGSSNNSSASHDIATVAIPTQPRTPRDTCPKTQTSANMRVYSPYEYTDSLNKRVCWTPYFLGTERQEFDSHLRMFMNYCRWANMRLRPAPQAERGDVKAEVVVTTQAAGCMLSPGTKRPRNNGMLDSISEAHDRANATTPTSNDRPGATAASSSPHGRGMPNAKRPSYGSVPSYVTAGAPNYVATSSTPSYTATAVNSTYAPTTTTSTSSGATNSPYTFQQSQQSYLPPPQPPTSKSTTSLSPSISSGSPNNQSLTSVSSISSPVTSPYQTPQTRPLVPEAAHAAQAGQPPSTQQFYSAYQNYYNLSPQNEFQPFEGD; from the coding sequence ATGATACCCACCCCCGTCTATACCACCGAAGCGCATCCCATTGGCGTGTGGCAGGCCTGGTACTCGGACAATTTGGCGGCGATTGAGGACTCCTCGAAATATGTCTTCTACGGCCCCAATGGCCATAACGACGGTAGCAACGACCTTCAGCAGATAGCGGTGCCTTTCTATCCCGAGTGGGCTGGACCTGTGGAGGGTagcaacggcaacggaaGCAACGGGGGTCGGAATGGCAGCGGCACCAATGGCGGGAAAGGGTCTAGCAACAACTCCTCTGCGTCTCACGATATTGCGACTGTCGCCATCCCGACCCAGCCTCGCACGCCCCGCGACACGTGTCCCAAAACACAGACCTCAGCAAACATGCGCGTATATTCCCCCTACGAGTACACTGACAGTCTCAACAAGCGAGTGTGCTGGACGCCATATTTTTTGGGCACTGAACGACAGGAGTTTGACTCTCATCTGCGCATGTTTATGAATTATTGCCGCTGGGCCAACATGAGACTACGACCGGCCCCGCAAGCGGAACGTGGCGACGTCAAagccgaggtggtggtgaccaCCCAAGCGGCTGGGTGCATGCTATCCCCAGGCACAAAACGACCGCGTAACAACGGCATGTTGGATAGTATCAGTGAAGCCCATGATAGAGCTAACGCCACAACCCCCACCTCGAATGACAGACCGGGTGCAACAGcggcttcttcttcacccCACGGCCGAGGCATGCCAAATGCGAAAAGACCGAGCTACGGGTCAGTACCGAGCTATGTGACGGCAGGTGCCCCAAACTATGTGGCGACATCGTCAACCCCAAGTTACACAGCAACTGCCGTCAATTCCACATATGCGCCTACAACAACGACCTCTACATCTTCGGGTGCCACAAACTCGCCATACACATTTCAACAGTCACAGCAGTCATATTTACCACCGCCACAACCGCCAACATCGAAATCAACAACCTCGTTGTCACCATCAATCTCTTCCGGGTCACCCAACAATCAGAGCCTCACATCTGTGTCTTCAATCAGCAGCCCCGTGACTTCACCATATCAAACGCCGCAGACGCGCCCATTGGTTCCCGAGGCAGCCCACGCCGCGCAAGCTGGGCAGCCGCCTTCCACCCAACAATTCTACTCGGCATACCAAAACTACTACAACCTATCCCCTCAGAACGAGTTTCAGCCCTTTGAGGGAGACTAA